The following are encoded in a window of Novosphingobium sp. ZN18A2 genomic DNA:
- a CDS encoding D-arabinono-1,4-lactone oxidase, producing the protein MRLMDWHNWSGSVTARPQAIAQPRDEAELRKAVLGAGKVRVRGAGHSFMPLCETGGTLIDMSDYAAPIEIAPDRKSAWVPAGWSLARLTEALWAEGLSLINQGDVNPQSLAGATATGTHGTGKDLGSLSTQVTAFELMLADGSLVTCDARTRPDLFEAQRLSLGLFGVATRIRINVLPAYYLEERVESRPLAEIAERWEDLAGATRHFEFFVFPYADHVIFKSLHPVESEAELERTTDIDERPFRIACEIGRAANFTIPSLQRLMMRLSQKPSRRVGPAWQIFPGDRTIRFEEMEYELPRADGIPTLLDAIGYIRKKRLPVAFPFEFRTVAADDIWMSPFNRGPGASVSFHQYARMPWRDLFAEIEPVLRGANGRPHWAKRHTLTARDVFDLYPKTGDFLKVRAEVDPSRKFVNADLARLFGIDAK; encoded by the coding sequence ATGCGATTGATGGATTGGCACAACTGGTCGGGAAGCGTGACCGCGCGCCCGCAAGCCATCGCGCAGCCGCGCGACGAGGCGGAACTGCGCAAGGCCGTGCTGGGGGCCGGCAAGGTCCGTGTGCGCGGCGCCGGCCATTCCTTCATGCCCTTGTGCGAGACGGGCGGCACACTGATCGACATGTCCGATTATGCAGCGCCGATAGAGATCGCGCCTGACCGGAAGAGCGCGTGGGTGCCTGCGGGATGGAGCCTTGCCCGGCTGACAGAGGCGCTGTGGGCAGAAGGGCTATCGCTGATCAACCAGGGCGACGTGAACCCGCAATCGCTCGCCGGGGCGACGGCAACCGGCACGCACGGGACGGGCAAGGATCTGGGCAGCCTCTCCACGCAAGTGACCGCGTTCGAACTGATGCTGGCGGACGGTTCGCTGGTTACGTGCGACGCGCGGACGAGACCTGATCTTTTCGAGGCGCAGCGCCTGTCGCTCGGCCTGTTCGGCGTGGCGACGCGCATCCGCATCAACGTGCTGCCCGCCTATTACCTTGAGGAACGCGTTGAAAGCCGCCCGCTGGCCGAAATTGCGGAGCGGTGGGAAGACCTGGCCGGCGCGACGCGCCACTTCGAATTCTTCGTGTTCCCCTATGCCGATCACGTGATCTTCAAGAGCCTGCACCCGGTCGAAAGCGAAGCTGAACTGGAACGCACCACCGATATCGACGAACGCCCGTTCCGCATCGCCTGTGAAATTGGCAGGGCAGCGAATTTCACGATCCCCTCGCTTCAACGGCTGATGATGCGGCTAAGCCAGAAGCCGAGCCGGCGCGTTGGCCCGGCCTGGCAGATATTCCCCGGCGACCGCACGATCCGGTTCGAGGAAATGGAATACGAACTGCCACGCGCCGACGGGATACCGACCTTGCTGGATGCGATCGGCTATATCCGAAAGAAGCGCCTTCCGGTGGCTTTCCCGTTCGAATTCCGGACGGTGGCCGCCGACGATATCTGGATGTCGCCGTTCAATCGCGGACCGGGCGCATCGGTTTCGTTCCATCAATACGCGCGAATGCCCTGGCGCGACCTTTTCGCGGAGATCGAGCCGGTGTTGCGCGGCGCGAACGGCCGCCCGCACTGGGCGAAACGGCACACGCTGACCGCGCGGGACGTGTTCGACCTCTATCCGAAGACGGGCGATTTCCTGAAGGTCCGCGCCGAAGTCGATCCATCGCGCAAGTTCGTCAACGCCGATCTTGCGCGCCTGTTCGGTATCGATGCGAAATGA
- a CDS encoding DsrE family protein, whose product MDDTPADMVIILISGPESPKRLPSAFFLAATAAAAEQKVVMYFTGPATELLAKGRAEEIYPMQGGKSVAEFLKLATDNGVQVIGCLQSLELSGLTRDDVPADIPMMTPSAALPSLGAAGKVLTW is encoded by the coding sequence ATGGATGACACCCCGGCCGACATGGTCATTATCCTGATCTCTGGCCCCGAAAGCCCGAAACGGCTTCCGTCGGCCTTTTTCCTTGCTGCAACCGCTGCGGCGGCCGAACAGAAAGTGGTGATGTACTTCACCGGCCCGGCGACAGAGCTTCTGGCCAAGGGCCGCGCGGAAGAAATCTATCCGATGCAAGGCGGCAAGAGCGTGGCCGAGTTCCTGAAGCTGGCGACGGACAACGGCGTGCAGGTCATCGGGTGCCTGCAGTCGCTGGAATTGAGCGGATTGACCCGAGACGACGTGCCCGCCGACATTCCGATGATGACGCCAAGCGCGGCGCTGCCTTCGCTGGGGGCTGCCGGCAAGGTTCTGACCTGGTAG
- a CDS encoding HU family DNA-binding protein, with protein MNNNDLAEALAANHDLTKADARKLVDGVFAAITDAAANGEEIALSGFGKFKVKHSPQREGRNPATGEAMTIAASNKLAFTPAKAVKDRLNG; from the coding sequence ATGAACAACAACGATCTCGCCGAAGCACTTGCCGCCAATCACGACCTTACGAAGGCGGATGCCCGCAAGCTGGTTGATGGTGTTTTCGCCGCAATTACCGATGCAGCTGCCAACGGTGAGGAAATCGCCCTTTCGGGATTCGGCAAGTTCAAGGTCAAGCACAGCCCGCAGCGCGAAGGCCGCAACCCCGCGACCGGCGAAGCGATGACCATTGCCGCGTCCAACAAGCTGGCCTTCACGCCTGCCAAGGCGGTGAAGGATCGCCTGAACGGCTGA